A section of the Myxocyprinus asiaticus isolate MX2 ecotype Aquarium Trade chromosome 22, UBuf_Myxa_2, whole genome shotgun sequence genome encodes:
- the sh3tc2 gene encoding SH3 domain and tetratricopeptide repeat-containing protein 2 isoform X2, protein MRNKLSAGSKQDRVISSAELDALWNDPPYTLAGDSEHFPPNDIMAADEEAEADAEVEAESISRESYWRRKEAFSGSGTISSVGERFSPDVVLLFSGRRRSSVEPDGELQEKLRTRLRVVESNSQDVVQLFKDMSARLVSVHAEKDSFVITFKTVEEIWKFSTYLALGYVARCLENFLCDQSFWLDPALLSDLEICVTVDEDHLATLYLGLLLQEGTFFSKALYNSDCRVEEEELTYRRNDLVMVKDIGQEAMWEGTLLSKGQHGLVPVHAMQPLPYPFYQWFLKKYPGNAGGIPVTEGLFNHPIVVGTCVAVVDHYPQVKDELHLCQGDLINIEGFLFNTLNVFIGRHLTTGEIGFVHRANVKPERINPLNGQLVFLSEEERAVLSKLNPCAEPYQSDVLANLCSTDISTVYRLDRLDDSDFAFIRNHPKSEQKTPVDQRNSTISEKSDTPPYHSSPRPSFHASRNHLERVPDVLSFSLDDTFREMDEYEEDPANFMDDGIWEADEAERCDPILTLLNLEYFQDSFQTFYDLSYSFLDTVFGGLPEDDALQHLENLREGAKKGRMLWAHRRACFLLGRLSAKKLKYSQARVYFEEALKVPVNGFDDQPLLIALYTNLTAVYLKQKMMDKLPLTLEKASALILCLPCHNFCSVDEFELLKPIMRQAIIEKDKYLEARTCYLSLYLFLHLRKIEDALPFVERLQFLTITLSAEEGRPVAPVDLNWMLCRLYHKKYLPYLTLASLSLDSGQDQSLDDAFQKIELFIKNSVRLNPHWKESTLILPAQVVVYLQQALTIASRGEDLKTQRDICLCLASVYQQHGALEKAVPFAQKAAQTGNQINEEEGFEASVLLAWLLVLTDKCLQAQSTLHPLLKSLNETDSPTQRGVVYNLLALCLRKQGRVKEAAKNFYCALQISRENGNKRNEALALANLGCLFLSVGASSLAECFLLNSLHLFQFLSESPTDEEHVQALLWLGRCYKDRGGSQEVRLCFEMGLLIAISAQNLHSQMVVAKVLSRHYADLLLYGQCIVYYEHCVGLCRTLKNKQLEGEYLELLSNLYLSLNTEKSSRMSLDYSKQSLRISIDLGKRQEESETWLQVGRIYYLIYEDELTDMYLQAAVKTALKMNDPCFAMSIYEEAGDVFFKGHRNRMAALPFYRDGSLPFARSIKDVHSEFRLLSKLTELLMKQKQYEEALQYATLAVQVSTTTGVPLNERVAFHRLASVYFSLGKYEMAENYYLKSLSFCPVLLEHAFELHYYVKVYCRLADLTLYKLKDAFDAIGYFHLALAAALEDKESLSTLYIIYMKLAEIHANCMPDSELCKSYMASAKSLKRELAGYTESTDTEDKHQDHAKVDCAEVETFTHTKDGLLDSSSVTSTLTESSMTDTSLTITAQRESEHIPSNISHKEDLDTSFSEETDAGPPHHTILETSCTDNTNHTNGSRLKEGMTFVI, encoded by the exons TGATATCTTCTGCTGAGCTTGATGCCTTATGGAATGACCCTCCATACACTTTAGCAGGCGACAGTGAGCACTTTCCACCCAATGACATCATGGCAGCTG ATGAGGAAGCAGAGGCTGATGCAGAGGTGGAGGCAGAAAGCATAAGCAGAGAGAGTTACTGGAGAAGGAAGGAGGCATTCAGTGGAAGTGGTACAATATCTTCAGTGGGGGAACGCTTTTCTCCAG atgttgttttgttgtttagtGGGAGGCGACGGTCCAGTGTAGAGCCTGACGGCGAGCTTCAGGAGAAGTTACGTACCAGACTCAGAGTAGTGGAGAGCAACAGCCAGGATGTCGTACAGCTCTTCAAG GATATGTCTGCACGACTGGTATCTGTTCATGCTGAGAAAGACAGCTTTGTCATCACCTTTAAGACAGTTGAGGAGATCTGGAAATTCTCCACTTACCTAGCACTCG GATATGTGGCAAGATGTCTTGAGAACTTTCTCTGTGACCAGTCATTCTGGCTGGACCCTGCATTGCTAAGTGATTTAGAGATCTGTGTGACAGTGGATGAGGATCACTTAGCTACTCTTTATCTAGGACTTCTGCTTCAGGAAG GTACATTTTTTTCCAAGGCTTTATACAACAGTGATTGCAGAGTGGAGGAAGAGGAGCTGACCTACAGGAGGAATGACCTGGTCATGGTGAAAGACATAGGACAGGAGGCCATGTGGGAGGGTACGCTGCTGTCCAAGGGCCAACATGGTCTAGTGCCTGTGCATGCTATGCAGCCTCTGCCTTATCCTTTCTATCA GTGGTTTCTTAAGAAATATCCTGGAAATGCAGGAGGGATTCCAGTTACAGAAGGTCTCTTTAATCATCCCATCG TGGTGGGTACCTGTGTGGCGGTAGTGGACCATTACCCACAGGTTAAAGATGAGCTGCACTTATGCCAGGGAGATCTTATCAATATTGAGGGGTTTCTTTTCAATACTCTGAACGTGTTCATAGGAAGACACCTCACCACTGGAGAAATCGGATTTGTTCACAGGGCCAATGTAAAACCTGAGAGAATCAACCCTCT AAATGGACAATTGGTCTTTCTGAGTGAGGAGGAAAGGGCGGTACTGTCTAAACTTAACCCCTGTGCTGAGCCCTACCAGTCTGATGTACTGGCCAATCTCTGCTCCACTGACATAAGCACTGTGTACAGATTAG ATAGACTGGATGACTCTGATTTTGCGTTTATTAGAAACCATCCAAAATCag AGCAGAAAACCCCAGTGGATCAAAGAAACAGCACCATATCAGAAAAGAGTGACACACCTCCATACCACTCGTCCCCACGGCCATCATTCCATGCCTCTCGGAATCATCTGGAGAGGGTCCCTGATGTCCTCTCCTTTAGCCTGGACGACACGTTCCGAGAGATGGATGAATATGAGGAAGATCCTGCAAACTTCATGGATGATGGTATCTGGGAAGCTGATGAAGCAGAGAGGTGTGACCCAATCCTGACCCTCCTTAACCTGGAATACTTCCAGGACTCCTTCCAGACTTTTTACGACCTCTCCTACTCTTTCCTGGACACTGTCTTTGGTGGCCTTCCAGAAGACGACGCGCTTCAGCATCTGGAAAATTTGCGAGAAGGAGCTAAGAAAGGCAGGATGCTCTGGGCCCATCGGCGAGCCTGCTTCCTCCTAGGAAGGCTATCTGCCAAGAAACTGAAATACTCACAGGCGCGAGTGTACTTTGAGGAGGCATTGAAGGTTCCAGTAAACGGTTTTGATGACCAACCACTTCTGATTGCCCTGTACACCAATCTCACAGCGGTATATCTGAAACAGAAGATGATGGACAAGCTGCCATTAACACTGGAGAAGGCCAGTGCTCTGATTCTGTGTCTTCCATGCCATAACTTCTGCTCTGTGGATGAGTTCGAGTTGCTCAAACCCATCATGCGCCAAGCCATAATCGAAAAGGACAAGTACCTAGAGGCTCGGACTTGCTACCTCTCGCTCTATCTCTTTCTCCATCTAAGGAAAATAGAGGATGCTTTGCCTTTTGTGGAGAGGCTTCAGTTCCTAACCATCACTCTGTCTGCAGAAGAAGGGAGGCCTGTTGCCCCAGTGGATCTCAACTGGATGCTGTGCAGGCTTTATcataaaaagtatttgccctatCTCACACTAGCCTCTCTAAGTCTAGACTCAGGGCAAGACCAATCCTTGGATGATGCATTCCAGAAAATTGAACTCTTTATCAAAAATTCAGTAAGGCTTAATCCTCACTGGAAGGAAAGTACTTTGATTCTTCCTGCACAGGTGGTGGTCTACCTTCAGCAGGCCTTGACGATAGCTAGTCGTGGAGAAGATCTGAAGACGCAAAGGGACATTTGCCTTTGTCTGGCTAGTGTTTACCAGCAGCATGGAGCTCTAGAGAAGGCTGTGCCCTTCGCCCAGAAGGCAGCACAGACAGGAAACCAAATCAATGAAGAAGAGGGCTTTGAGGCATCCGTACTGCTGGCCTGGCTCCTTGTTCTAACAGACAAATGTTTGCAAGCTCAGTCCACTCTGCATCCTTTGCTAAAGTCTTTGAATGAAACAGACAGTCCAACGCAGCGTGGTGTGGTCTACAACCTCCTAGCCCTATGCCTCCGTAAACAGGGCAGAGTTAAGGAGGCGGCAAAGAACTTTTATTGTGCTCTGCAGATCTCCAGAGAGAATGGCAACAAGCGTAATGAAGCACTAGCTCTGGCAAACCTGGGTTGCTTGTTCCTTTCTGTAGGGGCTTCAAGCCTGGCAGAGTGTTTCCTGCTCAATTCCCTCCACCTCTTCCAGTTTCTTTCAGAGAGTCCTACAGATGAGGAGCATGTCCAGGCTCTGCTCTGGCTGGGCAGGTGTTACAAGGATAGAGGAGGGAGTCAGGAGGTCAGGCTATGCTTTGAGATGGGCCTCCTTATTGCTATCAGTGCCCAAAATCTGCACA GTCAAATGGTTGTGGCAAAAGTTCTAAGTCGACATTACGCTGACTTGCTGCTGTATGGACAGTGTATTGTTTACTATGAGCACTGTGTGGGGCTGTGCAGAACTCTAAAGAATAAACAGCTAGAAGGAGAGTACCTGGAGCTTCTCAGCAACCTCTATCTCTCGCTCAACACTGAGAA ATCCTCAAGAATGTCTCTTGATTACTCAAAGCAAAGTTTAAGGATCTCTATAGATCTGGGGAAAAGACAGGAAGAGTCTGAGACATGGCTGCAGGTGGGCCGTATCTACTATCTAATCTATGAGGATGAACTGACTGACATGTACCTTCAG GCAGCAGTAAAGACAGCCCTGAAGATGAATGACCCATGCTTCGCTATGAGCATTTATGAGGAGGCAGGAGATGTCTTTTTCAAAGGACACAGGAACCGCATGGCTGCCCTACCTTTTTACAGG gatggGAGTCTGCCATTTGCACGCAGCATTAAGGATGTGCACTCAGAGTTCAGGCTGCTGAGTAAACTCACAGAGCTCCTGATGAAGCAGAAGCAATATGAGGAGGCACTGCAGTATGCAACACTCGCAGTGCAGGTCAGCACCACAACTG GTGTTCCTCTGAATGAGAGAGTGGCCTTCCATCGTCTTGCATCGGTTTACTTTTCATTAGGGAAGTATGAGATGGCTGAAAACTACTACCTGAAGTCTCTTTCATTCTGCCCCGTTCTACTTGAACATGCTTTTGAACTTCACTACTATGTCAAAGTCTACTGTAGATTGGCCGATCTGACACTATACAAATTAAAG GATGCATTCGATGCCATTGGCTATTTCCACTTAGCCCTGGCAGCAGCCCTGGAGGACAAAGAAAGCCTAAGCACTCTGTACATCATCTACATGAAGCTGGCAGAGATCCATGCCAACTGCATGCCTGATTCGGAACTGTGTAAAAGTTACATGGCCAGTGCAAAGAGTCTAAAGAGGGAACTGGCCGGTTACACAGAATCTACTGACACAGAAGACAAACATCAGGATCACGCTAAGGTAGACTGTGCTGAGGTAGAGACTTTCACTCACACCAAAGATGGCCTTTTAGACTCCAGCAGTGTCACTAGTACTCTCACAGAGTCCAGCATGACAGACACCAGCCTCACAATTACTGCCCAGAGGGAGTCTGAGCACATACCCTCGAACATCAGTCACAAAGAAGACTTGGACACTAGCTTCTCAGAGGAAACAGATGCAGGACCTCCTCATCACACCATTCTAGAGACTAGCTGCACTGACAACACAAACCACACTAACGGAAGTAGATTAAAAGAAGGCATGACATTTGTAATATAG